The Chitinophagales bacterium genomic interval CGCCGCCAAACCAATACCATAAACTATGGCAAATCATTGCCATTGGCGCAGGGGATTAAGTTTGATGTGTAGTGTTTTGACAGTTTTGCTTTAGTATCGTTAGCATGGATTTAATTCCAATCCGGAGTGATTGAGAAGGGATTAATAATCCTTCGGGGTTGCTATGATTAGGGGCAATTTTTCTATAATCATATCATCCCTTTGGGATCTAGTTCACGGTTAGCATCTTTGCCGAACTTATTAATGTTTCAAAAAAAATACTTTTCACCTTTGTTGTTTTAATGCCCAGCGTTAACTGCAAACGCCAGCAAGAGAATTACTTCAGACAAAGTTGGTGGTTTCCTTTCTCTGTAACATTGTGGCTGGAACTATATAACCACAAAGAGAACGGAGGGAGAACCTGTTAATCCGGATTTGTTTCCAATCCGGACATGCTGAGAAGAGGATTTTTAATCCTCTCTGTAGCTGCCATTCTACGACGCAATCATTAATCAACTTTCCCCTTACCTTTGCCGCCTATGATTTCAATCAATGGCATTTCTGTTTTTCACGGCGGCGAAGCGCTTTTCGAGGATGTTTCTTTTTTCATAAACGATAAAGACCGTATCGGTCTCGTGGGCCGGAACGGTGCAGGAAAGTCGACGCTGATGAAAATACTGGCAGGAAACAATAATCCTGACACCGGCAGCATATCTTATCCCAAAGAGTTTACACGGGGTTACCTTTCACAGGAACTTAATTTTCATGGTAATAAAACCGTACTGGCAGAGACGGAAACTGCCTTCCGCGAAATAAAAGCCCTGGAGAAAAGATACGATGACCTGACCGACCGTGTCAGTCATCATGCAAGCCATGAAGCGCCAGACTACATGGATCTGCTCACGGAATGGCATGATGTAGGCCACCGGCTCGAAATACTTGGCATCGGGAAGTTAGAAGAACAGATGGAGCGCATCCTGACCGGCCTTGGATTTTCCCGCACCGACTTTTCAAGAAGCGTAGCTGAATTCAGCGGCGGCTGGCAGATGCGGATTGAACTGGCAAAACTGTTGCTGCAGAAACCTGATTTGCTGTTATTGGATGAGCCGACAAATCACCTTGATATTGAAGCCATCATCTGGCTGGAGGAATTTTTACAGGATTACGAAGGTGCCGTGTTGCTGGTTTCACACGACCGCGCTTTTCTTGATCGCGTCACCAACCGAACCATTGAAATCATCAACCGCAACATAGATGATTACCCTGCCTCCTATTCCAAATTTGTGGAGCTGCGGAAAGAACGCCGCGATCACCTGATGGCGCAGAAAAAAAACCAGGACAGGGAAATCAGGCAGACTGAAGTACTGATTGAGAAATTCCGCTATAAAGCATCGAAAGCAAAGTTTGCTCAATCACTGATCAAGCAGCTCGACCGTACCGAACGTATTGAAGTGGATGATGAAGATAATTCGTCGATACGTTTTCGTTTTCCCGAAGGGCCACGTTCCGGCCAGTTGGTGTTTGAAGCAAAACATGTTGCCAAACGTTACGGCCATAAGGTGATCTTGAAAGACATCACGTTTCATGTAAACCGCGGCGACCGTATTGCCTTTGTAGGCAAAAACGGAGAAGGGAAAACGACGATGG includes:
- a CDS encoding ABC-F family ATP-binding cassette domain-containing protein, translating into MISINGISVFHGGEALFEDVSFFINDKDRIGLVGRNGAGKSTLMKILAGNNNPDTGSISYPKEFTRGYLSQELNFHGNKTVLAETETAFREIKALEKRYDDLTDRVSHHASHEAPDYMDLLTEWHDVGHRLEILGIGKLEEQMERILTGLGFSRTDFSRSVAEFSGGWQMRIELAKLLLQKPDLLLLDEPTNHLDIEAIIWLEEFLQDYEGAVLLVSHDRAFLDRVTNRTIEIINRNIDDYPASYSKFVELRKERRDHLMAQKKNQDREIRQTEVLIEKFRYKASKAKFAQSLIKQLDRTERIEVDDEDNSSIRFRFPEGPRSGQLVFEAKHVAKRYGHKVILKDITFHVNRGDRIAFVGKNGEGKTTMAKIMVGEEPADGEVSPGYNVKIGFYAQHQADRLDGDETVFRTIDKIASSDMSSRVRSLLGAFLFRGDDVDKKVKVLSGGEKSRLALAKLLLEPVNCLVLDEPTNHLDMRSKEVLKEALNNYAGTLIVVSHDRDFLDGLVNKIFYFKDHHIREYLGGVYDFLESQKTASFRELELSRGLSPAAGKTVTAEKPRTNNTEGDKQKQKELKKLERQVADAEKKIAELESNIAHLEIKLSKPESLSASESKEIYSHYDKHKVQLSEEMSRWEKLGAEVERLRNN